The sequence below is a genomic window from Bradyrhizobium sp. CCGUVB1N3.
ACGCGTGTCCAGCCCTCCGGTAGAGCCTGAAACGGGCCGGGATAGGCGGTCAGCAGAGACCCCAAGCGCCGCATACGGGTCTGAGAAAGGCCGCGCATGAGGATGTCCGCCAGGGCGGCAGCCACCTGACCTTCCCTGCAGGCCGTGATTTTGACGCCATGCACGAAGTGAAGGTCGAGATTGGCGTCGGCTCGCAAAGCCAGGAAATGATCGTCGTAGTCGGCCGGCGTGACGGAGGCGATGGCGATCTCGGCGGGTTTGGCTGTGCCGGACGCGATGAGCTGCCGCGCCCATCGAAGGGCCTCGATGGCTTCGTGATAGGCGGTCGAGGCGCTGACGGTCGCGATCTCTGGCGCGTGTGGTTCACTCCGCGCTACATCGATGGCACCGCTATCGAGCCAGGTGGGCGTCGACCGCGGGCCGGCGGTCCAGCGAACCGGCACCCGCGCAGCGATCGCATGCAGTAGAGGCCGCCAGCATGGCGACAGCTCCGTGATGCCGACTATCTCAATCGGCCCGAACAGGGGGCCAACATGATCTAACCGTTGCAACGCTGTAGCCACCAGATCGGTGGGACGCATCATGGCCGGTGGCAGGGCAGCAAGGACTGCGTCCTCGATGCTGGCGATCGAGGCAATGCGCGGGTGCTCGCCGGCCCGCGCCTGCAAATCGACGCCAGCGCGCCACGCCTTACGAAGGGTGTCGGTGGCGGCCCCGACCATGCCTGGCAGCGATTTCAGGCTGTCAAGCTCGCCCAGCACGATGCTCGGCAGAATCGCCTGAACGGTGGAACGCAGGGTCTCGTCATCGACGGGACGCGCCAGACCGCCCGCGAGGCGTGCGGCGACCTGTTCGAAGGTCATGATCTGGAGGCCGTGATGGCGCTCGCGTGCGGCGGCGAGTCGAAGCTCTCTCATCGCCAGCCGCCCGTGGGCGATAATGGTCCGCCTTCCTGATACTTCCATCGGTCCCCAGCCCCCGTGCGCGCAAATCGCCAACTTTCTTAGAAGGAAGCCGCGCATCCTCCCTGGCGCCGCTTTACGCGCTTGACCCAAACGCCCCTCACGAATAGAAAATATATGGGTCGTAATGATATGTCCAGATAGTTTCTATCTGCATCGTCTTGGAGGCGAGCTTGATGGCGCAGGCCGGCGCGGGACTGAAGTGGGGAGTGGAGCGACGGCTCGAATTCATCGAATTTCGGCTGTTCTGGGAAGGCGGCGTCAATCGCGCCGACATCATCGACATGTTCGATGTGTCGGTGCCGCAGGCCTCGAAGGACCTAACCCTTTATCAGGAGCGCGCGCCCCGTAACGCAATCTATGACAAGAGCGCCAAGCGCTATGTCGCCAGCGACAACTTCACGCCCTGTTTCCTCAAGCCCGATCCTGACGGGTATCTAAGCCAGCTTCGCTCGGTCGCCGACGGCATCGTTGACCGCGCCCATGCATGGATTGGTCACTTCCCATCGTTTGGAGTGACACCCAGTCCAGCGCGGGGGATTAGGGCAGAGGTGCTTCGGTCGGTGCTGTCTGCCATCCGCCAGTGCGAAGCCGTGGAGATACGCTATCAATCTCTGTCCAGCTCCGAGCCGAGATTGCGCTGGATCACGCCGCACGCGCTCGGCTTTGACGGATTTCGTTGGCACGCACGGGCGTTCTGCGGTGCTGATCGGACATTCAAAGACTGTTTACTTTCTCGCATATTGGAGACTAGAGCGACGAAGCCCAGCGAAATCGAGGCAAGCGCCGACATTGATTGGCAGGATGAGGTCACGCTTGAAATTGGTCCGCATCCGGGCCTTTCCGACGCTCAGAAGAAGGTCATCGCGCTGGATTACGGCATGCGCAACGGAAAGGTGCGGGTGAAGGTACGCAAGGCCCTTCTTTACTACACACTCAAGCGACTGGGATTGGATATCGATCCGAACTCACGCGCTCCACAAGATCAGCAAATCGTCCTTCTGGGACCGCTGGCTGCTCACAGCGGGGGCCATGCTAACGGGCTGACGGGGCAGTGAATGCTTGGGTTTAATCTCAGACAGGAATTTAGGGCAACGAAAACCAGCGGATGAATGTCGTGAGTCGACAGAGGTTCACGGATGGTTCTAAGCTGTCGAGGAAGTAAGTTCGCGGAGCCGGGTACGGGTGTGGGGCGGTGAACTTCCAGGTGACGGTTCTCAAGGTGCTGGTCAGCTATCCAGACGGGTTCGCCGCCATGGCGGACCTCAAGCGCGATATGGCGTTTCTGGCGACCAGCGGACGGGACTGGGCCGAACGCACGAAGCGATTGGCAGCTCGCGTGCCCGACCTGGATATCTTCTCCCAAGGTCTCATCGAGCGGATGAACGGCGGCTGGCGTGTCACTGATAAGGGACGCGCGGTTCTCGAGATCATGGAGGCGCGGCCCGCACCCGCCCAAGCAACGGAGCCGCCTGATGTCCGCGCGATCGAAGAGCCGATCCCAGCCACGACTCTGTCACCAATGCCTTCGATAGCGCCAGTTCGACGCATGCGGGAACGCAGGCGACGCCAACGCGACGCTGTCCGGCGAAGACAAGCGAGTGCGTCGTAACAATGCTCGATTAGGGGCTAGCCCGTCTTATTCATGATTGCCGGGCGGGCAGCTGGAACATTTCCGGTCGGGGTTGAAGGCGCGCGCGAACGCTACGGCTTTTTCGCCGCTTTTC
It includes:
- a CDS encoding WYL domain-containing protein, with the translated sequence MAQAGAGLKWGVERRLEFIEFRLFWEGGVNRADIIDMFDVSVPQASKDLTLYQERAPRNAIYDKSAKRYVASDNFTPCFLKPDPDGYLSQLRSVADGIVDRAHAWIGHFPSFGVTPSPARGIRAEVLRSVLSAIRQCEAVEIRYQSLSSSEPRLRWITPHALGFDGFRWHARAFCGADRTFKDCLLSRILETRATKPSEIEASADIDWQDEVTLEIGPHPGLSDAQKKVIALDYGMRNGKVRVKVRKALLYYTLKRLGLDIDPNSRAPQDQQIVLLGPLAAHSGGHANGLTGQ